TTTCAAAATATTTACCCCGCAAGGGGACGGAAACAGTTTAAACTTAGCATTTGGGTACCCCTTCAAATCGTTTCAAAATATTTACCCCGCAAGGGGACGGAAACCCACGAAGTTGATTCGTGGTTTAGTCATCCTAGGTTTCAAAATATTTACCCCGCAAGGGGACGGAAACTGTACCCGCGGTTGAGCCATTTACAACTAGTTTGGTTTCAAAATATTTACCCCGCAAGGGGACGGAAACGAGGGAGAAAGGTCGAAGAATGAAGATCGAAGAGGGAAGAAAATGCGAAGAAATAAGAAATATTAATGGCAACAAACAAAAACAAAAGATGATAATTTATTGAAAACTTTGAGCCAAGTTCTCTCTTCATTTTTCCCTCTTCAGTCTTTAGAGATCGGGGACGGAAACGGGAGGGAAAGACGGAAGAAAGAAGATTGAAGAGAAAAAATGCGAAGAAATAAAAAATTACTGTAATCGAATACAATTGATTGCTTAAATTTCATTCTTCGTTCTTCATTTTTCCGTCTTTAGGTCGCGGGGACGGAAACGAGGGAGAAAGGTCGAAGAATGAAGATCGAAGAGGGAAGAAAAGGCGAAGAAACAAGAAAAATATTAGTGACAATAAAAGAAAACAAAAGATGATAATTTACCGAGAACTTAGAGCCAAATTCGATCTTCAGTCTTCCCTCTTCCACCTTTAAATCTCCCTCTTCCGCCTTCATTTTTCAGCCTTGGAATACCCCCTTTCCACATATCCTGCTATACTACCCGAAATTCACATAAAACCACCGATTATGCAACCTTGCTAGAGACATCGGGGAGAATAAAATGACTAACTGCTTAGATCCTCATCAAGTTACATTACAAGTGCTGCAACAAGTGATCGCCGATCTGCTTGGCAGTAGATTACCTAGCGAATGCAAACTCAGCGAAGATGCAGAAATCGTCAAACTTGTTAATCGTGTTAAGGAATTACTTACGTTAACTAACGAAAAAATTGATACACTGTCTTTGCTTTTTGATCGCATTAAATTACCAGAAGGCAAAGGACAAAAAAGCAATCATTACGTTGCCTTACAAGAAATTACCTGTAAGTCTAGTGAATATCCCGATTTACCCTACCCAATTACCGAAAAACCTAGCCAATCTCAATTAGAAAACTATCAATCTAGAATTGCTGAAGAAATTAAACCTCAACTTAACAGCGATCGCTGGAACAATCTTAACTTCCTGAGTTTCATCTTGGAAAAGTATGGATCATCAATTAGCTATGGTGATAACCACGTCGCCTTAGTTGACGCAACCAAAATGACCGCCGCCGTTGCAGCCTCCATAGCTCAAAATAGTGAAGCTAATTTACAAACAGTACATTTAATCGCAGGTAGCCTATCAGGAATTCAAAACTTTATCTATACAATCTCCTCAGATGGAGCCTTAAAGTCCTTACGAGCAAGGAGCTTTTATTTAGAACTTGTTGCCGAAGAAATCGTTCAACAAATTCTAGAGCAGTTACAACTACCTCGGACTAACATCATTTATGCAGGTGGGGGTAACTTATTTATTCTCACTGGAGAGAATGAATCCATACTCAAATCAAAGTTAAAAGCTCTACAAAATAAGATAAACGAATGGCTAGAGAAAAATTTTCAAGGTAAAATTTTCTTTTCACTAGATTACGGTTCCTGTGATCTGAATGATCTAAAACCTGCCCTATTTCGGGACTGTTGGAATCAAGCGATCGCCAAAGTTTCACAGCATAAAAACCAGAAATTTCGGCATCAAATCGAGAACGGCAAATTACTAGCAGTTCGTGATAGCTATCAACCCTGTAAAGTTTGCCATCGCGATGATACTGAAGATTTAAAACCTTTAAATCGGCATGAATCTGATTCGACTCTTGCCTGTAAAACTTGTCGTGATATGTTTCAGCTAGGTGACGAGATTCCCGATACGTTGGCGATATTGCGAACTAAGCGATCGCCAGCAGATGGTAGGTTAGGCGCTAAATATTGGATGGAAATCAATGGCTCATATTACTATCTGTTCGAGAATAGTCGAGAGGTTAATTTCAGCGTCAATCCAGAAACTGATACTGTCTATTGCATTAATAACTGGGAGATTGAGAATTACACTACAGGGCTAACAGTACCGATGTTAATGGGCAGATACTATCAAAGTACTGACGACGGCAAGTTCATAACTGCTGAAGAATTAGCGGAAACCTCTCAAGGTATTAATCGTGTCGGTTATTTGCGAATGGATGTGGATCGCTTAGGTCAAATCTTTGCGAAAGGGCTAGAAGGTCATAATTATTCGTTGCCACGAGTTGCTAGCCTGTCAAGACAGATGAGCTATTTCTTTAAGGTCTATCTGAATAGTTTAGCAAGCGATCGCTCAAATAATTTGACTAGCCAAGCTGTGAAGTTAACCGAAAGCGATCGCCCAAATCTAATGTTTATCTATGCTGGCGGTGATGATCTATTTATTAGCGGCGCATGGGATGAAGTTGTCGAATTTGCCTTTGATGTCTATCAATCCTTTCGATCCTATACAGGCAACCATCCTGATATCACTCTCTCAGGTGGTATTAGCATTGATGATGCAAAGTTTCCCCTTTATCAATCCGCAAGAACATCTGGTGAAGCTGAGGATAAAGCTAAAGGTAATGGTCGAGATAGTTTGGGATTATTCGGTACTGCCTTAAAATGGGACGAGTGGCTAGGGAACGAACCTGAGATGATTATTCAAGCTATTAAAGAACGTGATGGCAAAGATAGGTATTGGCAGCAGGAAAAAAATATTCCAGTTTTAGCAGGAGTCTTGCCATTCGTAAGTACCTTAATCGATCAAGGATTTGCTTCAGGATATTCTCGCGCTTTTGTGCGGAACTTGCTCAAAGCTGCTCAATTGCAGGAGCAGAAACTAGAAGAGTTGCGACATAAGCAGAAAAGTCTAGATTCTGATGAAGCAAGGGATTTGCGATATTACTTACATCTACCGCAAATTGCTTACACCATTTCTCGCTTACCCAAGGAGGTGAAATTAAGTGATGAGTTTCGGAGATCGCTCATGAGTCCCTACAATGCTCCATATTTTCGAGCGATCGCTACATGGATCGAATTATTAAATCGAGGGTACTAAATATACGAAATATTACGATGATTCAGAGATACTGTGATCTCCTTACGATTGTAAAAACTAACATTTATCGTGAATTTAGATTTTACAAGTTTAATTTCCATACAACGAAATGCATATTAACTTTTAACCACTATGAATTCTCCAAGTAGACCAAACAAAAATCCAGAAAACTCAGGAAATCCAGAAGAAGATATAGTTGCTTCTATGGTGAAGAAAATCAATGGGTTTGCTAATGGATTGAAAGATTACAAGATTCGCGAATTAGTTGCAGACACCGAAAAACTGGGTCTAAAACTAGCTCAAGACAAGCTAAAGACGACTCAAATCCGCAAGTTTTTAGATGCTATAAATCGATTGAAAGTAAAAAATTCTGGGATGACTCAGTTGCCAGAAGATGTCAAGGCTGAATTGCATTTATTAAGACCGAAGCTTGCTTATGCAGCAGCAAGGCAAGCAACTAATAACAATTCAGGACCAGTTGAACCATTGAAAAGAGTTTTGGAGTCGGCTCTCAAGAAGGACATGGACATGGAAGATTTTTCTCGTCTTGTTCAGTTGATTGAAGCTATCATTGCATACCACAAAGCCGCAGGAGGCAAAGACCAATAATGAAAACTCAAAATCCTTTACTTGGCAAATTGAAACTCACCAGTCATCTAGTTGTCAAAACTGGTTTACATATTGGCGGAGGCAGTATGAGCCTTGATATCGGCGGTATTGATAAATCCGTTGTCCGCGATCCAATAACAAGACATCCTTATCTCCCTGGTTCTTCAATCAAGGGGAAAATGCGTTCTATTTTAGAGCGCTTTCTGAACAAGCCCGTAAATCGCTCAGGTGGTAGCGGGACATTTCGCTATGAAAGTGACGATCTAGTATCAGGCTTTTCGGAAATCAAGGAACACAAGGGACAATTGATCGAGTTTGAAGGTGCTGAAACCTGTGAAGTGAGCCGTTTGTTTGGTTCAACTGCAAATAGTTGTTGGATACCAGAGTCAAAATCTGAGGGTGTTGATAGAGAGCAAAATGTTAAGCCTAGAGATATTAACGGAGTTAGTTACGTTAAAGTAAAGGGTCGCAACTCTCCTGCGCGGCTAATCGTGCGCGATAGTCACTTAACTGCTGATTCAGCCGTGCTTCTCAAATCTATTGATACAGGGCTGTACATGACTGAATGGAAGTTTGAGAATGGCATCGATCGCATCACCGCCGCCGCTAACCCACGTCAACTAGAGCGTGTACCTGCGGGAGCAGTATTTGATTTTGAGATAGTCTATACCGTTGAGAATCCCGAACAAGCGGTTAAGGACTTACAAAATTTAGCGATCGCCCTTGCAATTCTTGAAGATGACGCGCTTGGTGGACATGGTTCTCGTGGCTATGGCAAAGTTGCCTTTGAAAATTTCCAACTCTACTATCGTGATTTGGAATACTACAAAACAATTGGTACTGCCAATCACATTTCTCAAGTCCCACTCAACAGCGCCGATAATACCGAGCAATTGCTAAACAACTTTGATCAGGTGACTAGTGCTGTGGAGAGACAATTGCCATCAGGGAAAAATTAGCCATGAGCAAATGGAAATTAGTCAAACTAGATTTCAAGAATAATCCTGCTCATTTTGGCGAATTGGGCATTGGTATGGAAGAAACTAGCGAACGAGTGCGGTCAGACACCCTCTTTAGCGCGATCGCGATCTCCTATGCCCGATTGGGCAAAAATCTAGATACACTGCTAGATCGCTTTCAAAAAGAATCTCCCCCATTTCGCCTAAGTTCTAGCTTTATCTATCGTCAAACAAGTAGTGGAGTCACCTATTACTTGCCTCGTCCCAAGCAACCGCCAACAAATTATCCAATTGGTAACGACCTCAAAATTGCCAAGGATTATAAAAAGTTAAACTTCTTGGATCTCAAGACATGGAAAAGCTGGTATCAGGATGGGGGGTTTGATAATGCTGGTTTACCTAAAAGCTTGTATAGTCAATGTTTCGAGATTGAGAAACACCCTAAGGTTGCCATAGACCGAATTACTCGATCCACTAATCTTTACCACACCGCCTTTGTCCGCTATCGTTCAGAAGCTAACGACAAATCTGGCTTGTATTTCTTAGTTAAATTCACTGACCAGAGCCTCGAAAATGATCTGAAGTCTGTGTTAGAGCTTTTAGGAGAAGAAGGACTAGGCGGTGAGCGATCAAGTGGTGCAGGTAGATTTGAACCTTCATGGCATGACTTAGATGAGCAGTGGGAACAGATTCTATCTTTCGATGGTGGCAATTCTCAAAGTCTAATAAGTCTTTATTGGGATAACAAACCAATCTCGTTAGATGATTCTAGCTATGAACTACAGGAACGTGGAGGTTGGATTACTTCGGCAGCTAAAAACCAAAGACGCAAAAAAGTCACGATGTTTGCTGAAGGCTCTGTATTTCGAGAAGTTCCGATAGGCAAGCTCGCCGATGTTACGCCCCATCAATTTGCTCCGCATAAAATATATCGCAGTGGGATTGCCCTCAGTCTGCCGATTGAAATCAGCTTAAAGGAATCTTTATGAATCAAATTAATACATTGCCCGATCGCTTTGAAATCAGGGAACAACGCAAACTAGAAGTGAAGAAATTTCAACTTTATAGCCAAATGTTCCATATTGGCTCAGAGGTTTCTAAACTTAATCCCTTTGAATATGTGGCAACAGGTAATCGCGTTTATTTACCCGATTGTGATGCTCTAGCCCAAGCATTGCGCGAAGAAGGCAAGTTACAGGAATATATCAATCGCATTGAAGATAGACAAGAGATCACATCTCTCTTAAAAAATGCCTTTGGCGATCGCTGGTATGACATCGAAACCGATGACGGTAAACCAATTTTCCCTGATTACAGATCTAGCAAACGCTTAACTGAGCAGAAAATCACCGATCTGCGTCCGATGATTCGGAATGGTATGGGTAAGCTTTATGTGCCTGGAAGTTCGATTAAGGGTGCAATTAGAACCGCGATCGCCTATTACTTGCTAAATAACGTCGAGAAATTTAATGTCCCAAAGCAAAATCATGTTAGTGCTATTGAAGGTCAGCTAAAAAAGAGTTTAGGTGAACTCAAACACAGAGCTAAATTTGTTGACGATCGCTTATTCATGGATGAGTTGTTTGCAAACTATGGTTTAACCTATCAAGATCGCAATGCACCCGTTCAAGATCGTCCTAATCCGAATACTGACATTATGAGGGCTATTCACGTTTCTGATACAGAACCGATTGAAGAATTTAAAAAGCCCAATAAGCAAGGACAAACTGTAATTTACAATCAGTCATTAGTTACTGAAGTATTGGTCACAAGTCATTTTAATGATGGTAAGGCAAAATATTGCGCTTCTCTTTATGCGGAAATGGTTTCTAATCTGCAAGTTCCCTTTGAGATTACTCTGGATTTAGAAATGCTGTCGTGGTTTCGCCATCGTAATAATATGATTCTTCCTTTTCAGTCTATTGACGATATTATCAAAATCTGCAAAGAATTTGCTCAAGAGCAATGGGACTTTGAACATGACTATTGGCAGGGTGTTAAAAATAACCTCAATGCTAAAGATACCAATGGACAAACCATTAATCTCGACTACGATCGCATTCATAAACTGTATGAAAAAGAGACCTGTCCCTATGCTCTCCGAATTGGATGGGGAAGTGGTATGACAGGAACAACCATCGGAACTTTGCTAGAAGATGGGCTACGCTCTCAAATCCGTGATGCTTGTGGTATTAGAGCGCCCGATTTTGAAGCGCCTAAGTCACGGCGCACAGTAGCAAACACTAAAAGAGAAATTCAATTTGTCCTCGGTTGGGCTATGTTTAAATCCATATAATTTATGCTAATTCGTTCTACATGGCAGCTTAGTGTTCCTGAACCTGTGACATTGCCACGCTCTCACCATCTGAGTTTAACCAAAGACTTACACAATCGGCTTGATATTCGTATGGGTGAAGAGCAAGTTCCTAGTACTACCTTTTCTGGCATTCTGGGAGTTTGCGATCGCTCTGCTGACTTTATAACTTTTCTACCAGATCAGGTTTATACACTTACTCTAAGCGGTTTACAAGAGTCATCTTCTAAAGCGATCGCTGATTTAGATCTGGGTGAAGCGCTTGAGTTTTTGGGAGCGCAGTTTGAGATTAGCGATCGTCAAGATGAAGTCACTACTTACGAAAATCTTTATACAGAAATAGTTGCGAATGAACCTGAAGCAATTAGAAAATTTGAACTCAATTTTCTCACGCCTACTGCTTTTGCTCAAAGTCGTACCCATTTACCTCTGCCGATTCCGCAACTAATGTTTCGTAGTTGGCTAGAACGATGGAATCATTTTGCATCTGTATATTTAGGTAGTGACGATCTGATCGCTTATCTGACCAGTTATTTTACGATCACTCGTCATCACATTAGGACTGGGACTGTGCAGATTCATCAAAGTCAATGTACTGGGTTTACGGGTCAGGTGACAATGCAGGCGATCGGTAGGGTCGATCCTTTACTAATCAATGTGGCTAACTTGTTGGTTAATTATGCCGCCTTTTCGGGGACGGGTATCAAAACTAGACTTAGCATGGGATATACCAAGTATTGACGGATGGTTTCAGATAATTTACACTAGCGTTATCGCTGATCAGTTCTAGGGGTCAGCCAGTACCTTGAAAACCGCATAACTTCGTCAACCCCAAGAACTCGCTCTCCCAGTAAGGGTTTGAGCCTATTTTGAAAGAGCCTTATTGAAAACTATTCTCAATAATTTGACAATTTTCTTACCCCCAAGAATTTTCGTGTTGTCAAATGCGCTCTAGGCTAGCTATCCAGAAGCCGAGGGTTTCAATTTTTTTACCCCGCAAGGGGACGGAAACAGAAACCAATTTCTGGAGTGCCATTAACATAAAGTTTCAATTTTTTTACCCCGCAAGGGGACGGAAACGTTTGTTTTAGTTATTTCTTCCAGTCAAACAAAAGTTTCAATTTTTTTACCCCGCAAGGGGACGGAAACGTAACGCTGTAGATGGCAAATAGTGAATATTTTACCGTTTCAATTTTTTTACCCCGCAAGGGGACGGAAACGGAGTGGTACCACTTCCCATTGTGTTGCCAATGGTTTCAATTTTTTTACCCCGCAAGGGGACGGAAACCCGTAAAGATTTTCAATAAAGCCAGTTGGAACGGTTTCAATTTTTTTACCCCGCAAGGGGACGGAAACAGGCATAAACACGTATTGACCAACATTTTCTAAAGTTTCAATTTTTTTACCCCGCAAGGGGACGGAAACATTTTGAAGTTCAAGTGGCAGATTTACCACAGGTTTCAATTTTTTTACCCCGCAAGGGGACGGAAACACTCATCGAGGTTTGTAGTCAATGCCATCGAAGGAGTTTCAATTTTTTTACCCCGCAAGGGGACGGAAACTTGAGCTATTAATATACAGATTATGAATGCACTTGTTTCAATTTTTTTACCCCGCAAGGGGACGGAAACGCAGGAGAAAGAGGGAAGAAAGAAGATTGAAGAGAGAAGAAAAGATAAAAAACAAGAAAACTGTAATGATGAGAAATAAGTAGGACTTACGCAAAAATGCCCTGAAAGCCTCATTTTGCCGTAGGGGCAATTCATGAATTGCCCCTACGGCTCGTTCTTTTGCGTAAGTCCTAATAAGAAATAATGATTTACCAAAAAATTCAATCCAAATTCGATCTTCAGTCTTCCCTCTTCCGTCTTTAATTTCAGTCTTCCCTCTTCGATCTTCCGTTTTCCCTGCTTATACCCCCCTAACCTCCAACACCACATTTTCCACCTCTTGACTACACCAATCACTCAAAACGATCGCATCCAAAAGCGGCGATGACACACCCTCAACACGGCGAATAGTTTTAATCACCGCAAAAATTGACCGCCACCATTGACGGTCGGCAAGGATGGGACAATCTTGAGCTACGATTTCACCAAGCAATGCAGGATAGAGCCTTTGGACAGCACTGAGTAGATCGATCGACTCAGACTCACTATGAGAGATTTTGATCAGATTAATCGACTTCAAAAAAAAAACGAGTCTGTATGGCTATTTTCTCCCGATGGATTTTAGGAGATTCAGTTTGAGCGATCGCCTTCAGTGCAGAAATATAAACCCGCGCCAAACCACCATCAAAATTTTGATCAACCCTTCGCGGCAAATCACCGATCGCCTCAAATGCCGCATCAGGTAACTGGCGATAGCGCTGCACCCACGCCGCCACAATCTCGCATAAAGCACAAGCAACTACCTGATTGTCTTCTCGCAAAAGCATCCCACAAATAGTAGCCAGATCCGACTCAGTGAGATTACGCCCCTTATCATAGTGAGCAAAGAGAGCCTTCAGCACATTCACCCTTACACCGATAAACCGACTCTTGAGCAAAGGAATCAGGCGATCGCTGGTGAGCATTGGCAAATTAACAAAATCCTGACTAGCAGAAACTGCAATATCTTTGAATTTAGAAAGACAGGCTTCCAGTAACTTGGCGATCGCATCTTGGTTAATTGATGCTTGTTGCCGATAGTAAGCTACTAAAACTGACTGAGTTGATTTATCGAGAGCCAAGAAATGGGGATGATTAGCAATTGGCTCAAAGCGAAGTAACCGCACCTGCTCATTTTGGCGATCGCGCTCTGGTAATTGGGAAATAAGCTGACGCAGTAGCGATCGTGCAGTGAAAGAAGCATCAGCCAATTTATCCACTGCAAAAAGCAAATCTCGCATCGGGATCTCATCTTGAGGCAGTTGACTTAACCAACCTGCTAATAGTTCTTGACTAGCAGATGGAAATTTATCGCCCAATTTATTGATAAAGGCAGCTAAGGGCTTCAGACAAGCGGGAGCAAGCGTTAAGGGATCTTTTTGTGCAACCCATAGCGCAATTTGTTCACCTGCACCTTGCTCAAGTGCGGCAGCGATCGCAATGTAATTTCGTCGTAAGCGATCGATATTGTGAGCAATAATATCTTCTAAAATACCTGACAGTACCTGCTGATTTTCCGATGCATAGCAGCCGATGGCTGAAGCTTGAATGGCATCCCAACCCTTCGCATATTCTGAGTAGAGAGCATCTTGCCAAGTTTGCCATAGAGAAAAGTTTTTAACCGATAGAGACTCATGGATCACCTTGGCAACAAACTTGACTGTGGCAACTTCCAAAGCTTGAAAATTGCCAATAGGGAATTTCAGTAAATCGATTAGCCATTGCCTACGGATTTCTGCTGATATTGTCGGTCGTGAATGTAAGTCAAGTATGGCAATGCGCGTATCATGACCAAAAAATTGATAATGTTCGCGAATTGATTGGAGCAATTTGGGTTTAGGATTCTCAGCTAATAATGGTAAACAATGTTGGAGCAACCAACCATAGACAATAGCTCGATCTTCTTTGCCAGCGTAAATTTGATGATTAGTACTGCCATCACGCCTTGCTACAGACAAGATCGCTTCTGGCAGGCGATCGCTGAGGGTATACCACCATTGGGCAATCAGGAGACTGATCGTCTTTGCTGTGTTGATCGTAGGCGTATGACCACTACGCTCTAGCAAACTTAACAACAGATCCCACACATATTCAATCAATTGGCGCGGAGCGATTTCTAAAGCTTGCCTTAAGCGCTTTTGGTAGACTTCACCAAGTTCTAGCGCCGTTGGCAACAAATCCTGTAATGCATCGGGGCGATCGCGTGAAGCGGCGGCAAAGGCGATCGCGCTAAAGACAGCTAAGTTCCGACGGTCAAGCCGTTCTAGAGCCTCGTGCCATTCGGTCTCTTCTACTAAAATGGTGAGGTGTTGACGTAAAACAGGATACCAATAGGTACTGGTGGCATCAGCATTATGTAATTGATTGAACCATGCTATCCGTTGAGGCTTAACGGTTTGACGGGTTAACCAATAGGCGATCGCATATTCCAAAAGGGTCTGGTGAAAGAAATGTACCCGCATTGATGGTAAATGTTCGATCACTCCTTCACTCAACAGATCGTCATAGGCTGCGGTCAAATTCGCATCAAAGCCAATATCAATTTCATCGCGATAGAGCGATTCCTGTAGCTTGCTTTGAGACAATCCAAATAGAGAACGGGCGATCGCTAAACATAGTCTTTCTTTATCCATTGCTAAGAGAGAAGTCCGACTGCGATCGCCTCGACTATAGGTAACTTTCTCTTGCCAATAACGTTGATACAGCTTACTTACCGTCAAATCGGACGGAACATTACCATCTCTGGCAAACAAATCGCAAAGCAAGGCTAATAGTAAGGGATTTTCGATAATTTCTCTTAACGAACGGCTATCTGCTGATAGAGCAAGAATTTGGTTAGCAAAGGCTGAACCCTGTTGCTTTAAGTTGGTTTCTTGTCTAGCAAAAAAAGTAGCAGCAGCTTGGCTGATTTCAGCTTGGTTAAAGACTGGAACCGTATGCCGATCGAGCAATTGGAAAACGCCAGACATCCGTTCGCGAATTGGTTCGAGAACTTCGTTATAGTCTTGTTCGCGGCAAGTAAAAACAACCGTTGTCCCTGTCTCAAGGATTTGCCGCAATAAACGGTCAAAAACTAGGACAAAGGCATTACTCGCCACTAAGTCCACGGTATCAATCAGCAGAACCCCTCGGCTACAACTTTGGTGCATTTCTTCACACACAGACACAATGGAAAGGGATTGTCCTGTGAGACT
This Pseudanabaena galeata CCNP1313 DNA region includes the following protein-coding sequences:
- the csm3 gene encoding type III-A CRISPR-associated RAMP protein Csm3 — translated: MKTQNPLLGKLKLTSHLVVKTGLHIGGGSMSLDIGGIDKSVVRDPITRHPYLPGSSIKGKMRSILERFLNKPVNRSGGSGTFRYESDDLVSGFSEIKEHKGQLIEFEGAETCEVSRLFGSTANSCWIPESKSEGVDREQNVKPRDINGVSYVKVKGRNSPARLIVRDSHLTADSAVLLKSIDTGLYMTEWKFENGIDRITAAANPRQLERVPAGAVFDFEIVYTVENPEQAVKDLQNLAIALAILEDDALGGHGSRGYGKVAFENFQLYYRDLEYYKTIGTANHISQVPLNSADNTEQLLNNFDQVTSAVERQLPSGKN
- the cas10 gene encoding type III-A CRISPR-associated protein Cas10/Csm1, with product MTNCLDPHQVTLQVLQQVIADLLGSRLPSECKLSEDAEIVKLVNRVKELLTLTNEKIDTLSLLFDRIKLPEGKGQKSNHYVALQEITCKSSEYPDLPYPITEKPSQSQLENYQSRIAEEIKPQLNSDRWNNLNFLSFILEKYGSSISYGDNHVALVDATKMTAAVAASIAQNSEANLQTVHLIAGSLSGIQNFIYTISSDGALKSLRARSFYLELVAEEIVQQILEQLQLPRTNIIYAGGGNLFILTGENESILKSKLKALQNKINEWLEKNFQGKIFFSLDYGSCDLNDLKPALFRDCWNQAIAKVSQHKNQKFRHQIENGKLLAVRDSYQPCKVCHRDDTEDLKPLNRHESDSTLACKTCRDMFQLGDEIPDTLAILRTKRSPADGRLGAKYWMEINGSYYYLFENSREVNFSVNPETDTVYCINNWEIENYTTGLTVPMLMGRYYQSTDDGKFITAEELAETSQGINRVGYLRMDVDRLGQIFAKGLEGHNYSLPRVASLSRQMSYFFKVYLNSLASDRSNNLTSQAVKLTESDRPNLMFIYAGGDDLFISGAWDEVVEFAFDVYQSFRSYTGNHPDITLSGGISIDDAKFPLYQSARTSGEAEDKAKGNGRDSLGLFGTALKWDEWLGNEPEMIIQAIKERDGKDRYWQQEKNIPVLAGVLPFVSTLIDQGFASGYSRAFVRNLLKAAQLQEQKLEELRHKQKSLDSDEARDLRYYLHLPQIAYTISRLPKEVKLSDEFRRSLMSPYNAPYFRAIATWIELLNRGY
- the cas6 gene encoding CRISPR system precrRNA processing endoribonuclease RAMP protein Cas6 — its product is MLIRSTWQLSVPEPVTLPRSHHLSLTKDLHNRLDIRMGEEQVPSTTFSGILGVCDRSADFITFLPDQVYTLTLSGLQESSSKAIADLDLGEALEFLGAQFEISDRQDEVTTYENLYTEIVANEPEAIRKFELNFLTPTAFAQSRTHLPLPIPQLMFRSWLERWNHFASVYLGSDDLIAYLTSYFTITRHHIRTGTVQIHQSQCTGFTGQVTMQAIGRVDPLLINVANLLVNYAAFSGTGIKTRLSMGYTKY
- the csm5 gene encoding type III-A CRISPR-associated RAMP protein Csm5 codes for the protein MNQINTLPDRFEIREQRKLEVKKFQLYSQMFHIGSEVSKLNPFEYVATGNRVYLPDCDALAQALREEGKLQEYINRIEDRQEITSLLKNAFGDRWYDIETDDGKPIFPDYRSSKRLTEQKITDLRPMIRNGMGKLYVPGSSIKGAIRTAIAYYLLNNVEKFNVPKQNHVSAIEGQLKKSLGELKHRAKFVDDRLFMDELFANYGLTYQDRNAPVQDRPNPNTDIMRAIHVSDTEPIEEFKKPNKQGQTVIYNQSLVTEVLVTSHFNDGKAKYCASLYAEMVSNLQVPFEITLDLEMLSWFRHRNNMILPFQSIDDIIKICKEFAQEQWDFEHDYWQGVKNNLNAKDTNGQTINLDYDRIHKLYEKETCPYALRIGWGSGMTGTTIGTLLEDGLRSQIRDACGIRAPDFEAPKSRRTVANTKREIQFVLGWAMFKSI
- a CDS encoding AAA family ATPase, with amino-acid sequence MTGRSLCVSAEGLIRARQALKRKGITQKAIANTGIASWSTVNKFFNSKPIDRFPFIEICHFLDLQWESMVDGLQDLEDQQKPEPEPSKTSQLVRQQSAIARQSLTPRILERIPREVVEKKYLPAIHRGTKEGFQRIVTIVGGAGYGKSTILGNLYDELSREKSGWVGLVLCASLSLETRPSLQDLAISFGESLTGQSLSIVSVCEEMHQSCSRGVLLIDTVDLVASNAFVLVFDRLLRQILETGTTVVFTCREQDYNEVLEPIRERMSGVFQLLDRHTVPVFNQAEISQAAATFFARQETNLKQQGSAFANQILALSADSRSLREIIENPLLLALLCDLFARDGNVPSDLTVSKLYQRYWQEKVTYSRGDRSRTSLLAMDKERLCLAIARSLFGLSQSKLQESLYRDEIDIGFDANLTAAYDDLLSEGVIEHLPSMRVHFFHQTLLEYAIAYWLTRQTVKPQRIAWFNQLHNADATSTYWYPVLRQHLTILVEETEWHEALERLDRRNLAVFSAIAFAAASRDRPDALQDLLPTALELGEVYQKRLRQALEIAPRQLIEYVWDLLLSLLERSGHTPTINTAKTISLLIAQWWYTLSDRLPEAILSVARRDGSTNHQIYAGKEDRAIVYGWLLQHCLPLLAENPKPKLLQSIREHYQFFGHDTRIAILDLHSRPTISAEIRRQWLIDLLKFPIGNFQALEVATVKFVAKVIHESLSVKNFSLWQTWQDALYSEYAKGWDAIQASAIGCYASENQQVLSGILEDIIAHNIDRLRRNYIAIAAALEQGAGEQIALWVAQKDPLTLAPACLKPLAAFINKLGDKFPSASQELLAGWLSQLPQDEIPMRDLLFAVDKLADASFTARSLLRQLISQLPERDRQNEQVRLLRFEPIANHPHFLALDKSTQSVLVAYYRQQASINQDAIAKLLEACLSKFKDIAVSASQDFVNLPMLTSDRLIPLLKSRFIGVRVNVLKALFAHYDKGRNLTESDLATICGMLLREDNQVVACALCEIVAAWVQRYRQLPDAAFEAIGDLPRRVDQNFDGGLARVYISALKAIAQTESPKIHREKIAIQTRFFFEVD
- the csm2 gene encoding type III-A CRISPR-associated protein Csm2 is translated as MNSPSRPNKNPENSGNPEEDIVASMVKKINGFANGLKDYKIRELVADTEKLGLKLAQDKLKTTQIRKFLDAINRLKVKNSGMTQLPEDVKAELHLLRPKLAYAAARQATNNNSGPVEPLKRVLESALKKDMDMEDFSRLVQLIEAIIAYHKAAGGKDQ
- the csm4 gene encoding type III-A CRISPR-associated RAMP protein Csm4 encodes the protein MSKWKLVKLDFKNNPAHFGELGIGMEETSERVRSDTLFSAIAISYARLGKNLDTLLDRFQKESPPFRLSSSFIYRQTSSGVTYYLPRPKQPPTNYPIGNDLKIAKDYKKLNFLDLKTWKSWYQDGGFDNAGLPKSLYSQCFEIEKHPKVAIDRITRSTNLYHTAFVRYRSEANDKSGLYFLVKFTDQSLENDLKSVLELLGEEGLGGERSSGAGRFEPSWHDLDEQWEQILSFDGGNSQSLISLYWDNKPISLDDSSYELQERGGWITSAAKNQRRKKVTMFAEGSVFREVPIGKLADVTPHQFAPHKIYRSGIALSLPIEISLKESL